One part of the Vicia villosa cultivar HV-30 ecotype Madison, WI linkage group LG6, Vvil1.0, whole genome shotgun sequence genome encodes these proteins:
- the LOC131611263 gene encoding inactive protein RESTRICTED TEV MOVEMENT 2-like, with the protein MAFNSQRTFRAPTFRSQLSVRRVYETLEPRSEQKETPVAHFLHVYLPGYTKDQMRITLQDASQVLRISGERPIQGNNRWRKFDQTYPVPENSDVGTLEAKFEQGTLILKMLKKPISTPQEVEKIQLDHPSSNKGLDEAKLEKVQETIPPTQDMKSDSPQSQSIEKKTQEAIHDDTLSQIAKQTLTNNEPQKDQQDLEPKPTFKDTSKAQIYEKAQEQFVAKPTFKDTIKTQEDEKAQKGPQEFKPKQTFIERTKTQVDEKGQEEFEKKPTFIERTKTQVDEKAQKDQEEFEKKTTFIERTKTQIDEKARKDQEEFEPKPIEKVVTNKNFEEKIMRKSDHEDAEEERILKKEKLEEKYEKPYESSKTMKDVKENEIEREEHSTPKVTNNEKESSSRVSPNQEEKNGIGKLAAASTQFLTKMTEGKWSGDERHLVENVGAAVLVIAAFGAYISYRFST; encoded by the exons ATGGCTTTCAACTCACAGCGTACATTTAGAGCCCCAACTTTCCGGTCACAACTTTCAGTTCGTCGTGTGTATGAAACTTTGGAGCCAAGATCAGAACAGAAAGAAACTCCTGTAGCTCACTTTCTTCATGTTTATCTTCCTG gttatacaaaggatcAAATGAGGATTACATTGCAAGACGCATCACAAGTGTTGAGGATTTCAGGTGAACGACCAATTCAAGGCAACAACAGATGGAGAAAATTTGACCAAACATATCCTGTTCCAGAAAACAGTGATGTAGGAACACTTGAAGCTAAGTTTGAACAAGGAACTCTCATTCTTAAAATGCTAAAGAAACCCATTTCAACACCACAAGAAGTGGAAAAAATTCAACTAGACCACCCTTCAAGTAATAAAGGTTTAGATGAAGCAAAGCTTGAAAAAGTCCAAGAGACAATACCACCAACTCAAGACATGAAAAGTGATTCACCTCAATCTCAAAGCATTGAGAAAAAGACACAAGAGGCTATTCATGATGACACATTGTCTCAAATTGCTAAACAAACACTTACCAATAATGAGCCTCAAAAGGATCAACAAGATCTTGAGCCAAAACCAACATTCAAGGACACATCCAAGGCACAAATTTATGAAAAGGCTCAAGAGCAATTTGTGGCAAAACCAACATTCAAAGACACAATAAAAACACAGGAAGAtgaaaaggctcaaaagggtccACAAGAATTTAAGCCAAAACAAACATTCATTGAGAGAACCAAAACACAAGTAGATGAAAAGGGTCAAGAGGAATTTGAGAAAAAACCAACATTCATTGAGAGAACCAAAACACAAGTAGATGAAAAGGCACAAAAGGATCAAGAAGAATTTGAGAAAAAAACAACATTCATTGAGAGAACCAAAACACAAATAGATGAAAAGGCTCGGAAAGATCAAGAGGAATTTGAACCAAAACCAATAGAAAAAGTGGTTACCAACAAAAACTTTGAGGAAAAGATAATGAGAAAGAGTGATCATGAAGATGCTGAGGAGGAAAGGATCTTAAAGAAGGAAAAACTTGAAGAGAAATATGAGAAGCCTTATGAGTCAAGTAAGACAATGAAAGATGTGAAAGAAAATGAAATTGAGAGAGAAGAACACTCTACTCCAAAAGTTACAAATAATGAAAAGGAATCTAGTAGCAGAGTTTCTCCCAATCAAGAAGAGAAGAATGGAATCGGAAAATTAGCTGCTGCTTCTACTCAATTTCTAACAAAAATGACAGAAGGGAAATGGAGTGGTGATGAGAGACATTTGGTTGAAAATGTAGGTGCTGCAGTTCTAGTGATTGCTGCTTTTGGAGCCTATATATCATATAGGTTTTCCACTTAA